A segment of the Desulfitobacterium dehalogenans ATCC 51507 genome:
TCGCTGATAATAGTGTTACTTTCATCAATGAAGCCTTCTCCTAGATAATAGCTTTTTTCCAAGGCTACCCCAAAGTGGCTGCGATTAATGACATTGAGCACTAAAGTAATGACTTGAGTAAAACAAAAGATCACCAGCACAAAAGCCAGAGCTTTGGCAATCAGTGAATGGCTAAAGCTTCTCGATTTTATATCCAATTCCCCACACCACCTTCAAATATTTGGGCTCCTTCGGATTGATTTCTATTTTTTCACGGATTTTTCGAATATGAACGGCTACTGTATTCTCCGCACTGAAGGCTGCCTCATTCCAAACGTTTTCGTAAATCTGATCAATGGAAAAGACCCTGCCTGCATTGGCTGTCAGCAGTTTTAAAATTTTATACTGGACCGGTGTCAGCTTGACTTCCTCTCCGTCCACAGCGACACATTTGCTTTCGTCATCGATCATCAGACCACCGGATTGATAGACATTCGTCTTTGTTTCCAAGCTTCCTAAGGTTACATACCTTCTCAGCTGAGATTTGACCCGGGCGATTAACTCCAACGGATTAAAAGGCTTCGTAATATAATCATCCGCACCCATATTTAAGCCCATGATTTTGTCCGTGTCTTCAGATTTAGCCGAAAGCATGATGACCGGGATATTCCGTTCTTCCCGAATTTTCATCGTGGCTCTGATCCCATCCATTTGGGGCATCATAATATCCATGATTACCAGGTGGATAGCCTGTTCTTCGATAATCTCAAGCGCCTGGAGTCCGTTGAAGGCTTTATAGATCGTATAGCCTTCATTGGTTAAGTAGATTTTGATTGCTTCTACGATTTCCTTATCATCATCGCATACCAAAATATTCATGTGTGGGGCTCCTCTCACCAATCAATTCGTACAAATTATACCACGTCCTTTCTTATTCTTTAGGACTATGGTAACCATTAATTCTTATCATTCTTCCGATATAAATCTTAATAACTTCTTAAGATTCCATTCCTGATGTATCAAGTCCTCGATCCTATTCGCATCTTGCGTAATCAACTGATAAATTATCCCTGGTCAAATAGATTATTGATTGCCCTTAATAAACAAGATGACCCGGGAGGTGCTCCCGGGTTCATCTTTTTATTCTAGATCCATAAACCTATATTGATTTACAAATTTCTCGATAAGCATAAAAAATTCATTTCCCTTACAACTTTCAAAGCAGGTCAGCTCTTTCGTATAGACTGGGTGGCATCACACACCTGGACCAATCGTTTACCGAGAAGCTGTAACCGTTCCAAAGCAAATTCATCTTGGTCTGCAGGACGATGTGCCGCAACTCCATGATGCCCTGCATCTTTTTCCCCAAACCCATCCCCCACAATCACCATTCCTTGCACCAGCATAATGTCATGGAGTGCTTTTATAGTCGCTTCCTGTCCACCATATTTTGAGCCTCCGACGGTTACCCCGGCACCCACTGTATTATAGAGCCAGAATTCCCTCCTTAGCTTTCTCGTTTTATCAAAAAATGCTTTCAATTGAGCTGTCACTGTACCAAAATAAGTAGGGCTGCCTATGATCACGCCGTCTGCTTTTCGCAAAAGTTCATACCCTTCCTCAAGCGGTGTTCCCTTGTAGCATGCCCCGGTACAAGGGTTACTACAAACCACACAAAAGGGCTGTTTTACAGAATTGACTAATTCAGCAACTTGAATCAATTGCGTATGGGCACCAAGGGTGCTCGCCTGCTCCAGTATTTTATCAACTAAAAATGCTGTATTACCCTTGGCATTCGGGCTACCGTTGATCCCGATGATTAACAAATGACCCACCTCATCTTATAAGCATTTCATACAGTCTATACCAAATCAACTTAAAAGTGATTATATAATGTGAAATGTTCTACATTAATTCCTTATAAATCTCTTAACTGAAGATGGTTTAAAGGGATACCAACTTCCAGTTTTCCATACTCAGGCAATCCACAGATTCGTGCATTTTCTTGAGTAGCAAGGCGATAGACTTCTTCTTCAGGGATTCCAGCTTCCCCCATCCAAATTATTTCATCTAGAAATGAGTCACCATGAGGTACTGTATAAGCTCCCGCATCGGTACCAATCCCCAAGCGCACACCAGAATTATAGGCCTCCTTAATCCGAGCAAGGTGACCTTTTAATATTTTAGATAAGGTATCCATTTCATGGGCGGAGTATCTGTCTGAAGGGTATTTTAAGAGATTACCTATAGGGGCAACCGTAGGGATCCAGGCGATACCTCGGGCTTTCATCTGCATTAAGTGCTCAGAAGTCATATAATATCCATGCTCTATGGAATCCACTCCTGCTTCAATCGCTCTGAAGATTCCCTCTTCCCCACTGGCGTGGACCATCACCAAGATTCCTCTTGCATGAGCGGAGGTGGTTAATTCCCTCAATTCCTCCACACTCCATTGGACTGGTCCAACCTGTTCATACTGATTAAAGGATATAATTCCAGTGCCGATTACTTTGAGTTGGTCTGCACCTTGCTGGAAAAACTCTTCTTTAGCCCGGTGCCAGTCCTGTATGCTTTGGAAACCTCGTCCAAGAAAGCGTCCATACATGCCAAGCCGAGCTACAGCTTCCCGCACTGAAACCACCCTGGGGCCTTGCCACTCTCCATTTTCAATTCGCTTTTTGGCGCACCAGGCGAAACCCGGTAAATCACCACCATCCCGGATAGCAACAACACCTGACCCTAAATAATGGAGAAGAGTATCCTGAATCCCCTTCTCCATCAGAGAAGGGTTATGCCAGTTTTCGAGACATTGGTAAAAATCAATGCTATCCAAAGCTAAATGCACATGACTATCAATAAAGCCTGGCATGAGAAGATAGGGTTGCCAGGCAAAATATTCTTCTGAATAAGCCTTTGGGCACTCCGTGTCTGAGGAACATGGACAAAGAGAGCTCACTCTCCCCTTTTCCCATTTTAAATGAATGGGCCCTTTAACTTTGCCTGATTCAGGGGTCCAATACCCACCAATTACCGCTGAACCCTGTTCCGGTACTTCCACGATCGTTTTCTCTCCGCTGCAGGAAATAAACATATCTGCTCCTTCTTAAAGTCAGTTCTCACGCCGAGTAATGAGTGTAAAGGTCGAAGAACCGATAGCCACCAGATTATCGTCTTCGTCGTAGACATCAACTGTCCCCATAAAAAGCCGTTTGCCTTCTTTGACAAGGTTGGCATAAGCATAAATATCTGAATCCGCAACGGGTAGAAGATAGTTTACCTTCAACTCAACTGTCACCGCATAGTGATCCGGACCTATCACTTCATTGACAGCCACACCCATAGCAGCATCGACCGCTGTGGCGATGATGCCTCCATGTACATTGCCATGAACTTGTTTTAGCACATCCGTATTGGTGATCTTAACACCTTTTTTCCCTTGATCATTGGTAACGATGGAAATACCAAGGTGTCTCCATATATTACTTGTTCCTAAAGCTTCTAAACTTGCCATGCTTTCCCCCCCACTAAAACTTCCTGTCATCCACCTGCTCAAGCCATTGATTAATTACTTCGACGACAGATTTAATGCATCCTTCTTGGAAGGGAGAAATCAAATGACCCAGATCCACTAGATCCAGGAAGGACATGCTGCCCCCGACTCTGCACAAGCTTAAATAATCCTGCCAGGCTTCCTGAGAAGCCATACGGGATTTCTGCCAAAATTGAAACGCGCAAATCTGAGCTAAGGTGTAATCAATATAGTAGAAGGGATTGCCAAAGATATGCCCCTGCTGATGCCAATACCCTCCACCCTCAAGATATGTGTTGCCTTCATAATTCCGATGGGGAAGATATTTTCTCTCGATTCCACGCCAGGCTGCTTTTCTCTGTGCAGGAGTGGCATCGGGGTTCTCATAGACAAAATGCTGGAATTCATCCACGCTAACTCCATAAGGTATAAAGAGAAGAGCTTCACTGAGATGATGAAAACGATATTTATCTGCTTCTTCTTCGAAGAAAAGCTCCATCCAGGGCCAGGCAAAAAACTCCATGCTCATAGAATGGATTTCGCAGGATTCGTAGGTGGGCCATTGATATTCGGGGAGAGTGTGATGACGACTGGAATAGACTTGAAAGGCATGACCCGCTTCATGAGTCAAGACATCCACATCTCCTGAAGTTCCGTTAAAATTAGAAAAAATA
Coding sequences within it:
- a CDS encoding response regulator transcription factor codes for the protein MNILVCDDDKEIVEAIKIYLTNEGYTIYKAFNGLQALEIIEEQAIHLVIMDIMMPQMDGIRATMKIREERNIPVIMLSAKSEDTDKIMGLNMGADDYITKPFNPLELIARVKSQLRRYVTLGSLETKTNVYQSGGLMIDDESKCVAVDGEEVKLTPVQYKILKLLTANAGRVFSIDQIYENVWNEAAFSAENTVAVHIRKIREKIEINPKEPKYLKVVWGIGYKIEKL
- a CDS encoding flavodoxin family protein, whose amino-acid sequence is MLIIGINGSPNAKGNTAFLVDKILEQASTLGAHTQLIQVAELVNSVKQPFCVVCSNPCTGACYKGTPLEEGYELLRKADGVIIGSPTYFGTVTAQLKAFFDKTRKLRREFWLYNTVGAGVTVGGSKYGGQEATIKALHDIMLVQGMVIVGDGFGEKDAGHHGVAAHRPADQDEFALERLQLLGKRLVQVCDATQSIRKS
- a CDS encoding amidohydrolase family protein; translation: MFISCSGEKTIVEVPEQGSAVIGGYWTPESGKVKGPIHLKWEKGRVSSLCPCSSDTECPKAYSEEYFAWQPYLLMPGFIDSHVHLALDSIDFYQCLENWHNPSLMEKGIQDTLLHYLGSGVVAIRDGGDLPGFAWCAKKRIENGEWQGPRVVSVREAVARLGMYGRFLGRGFQSIQDWHRAKEEFFQQGADQLKVIGTGIISFNQYEQVGPVQWSVEELRELTTSAHARGILVMVHASGEEGIFRAIEAGVDSIEHGYYMTSEHLMQMKARGIAWIPTVAPIGNLLKYPSDRYSAHEMDTLSKILKGHLARIKEAYNSGVRLGIGTDAGAYTVPHGDSFLDEIIWMGEAGIPEEEVYRLATQENARICGLPEYGKLEVGIPLNHLQLRDL
- a CDS encoding PaaI family thioesterase; this translates as MASLEALGTSNIWRHLGISIVTNDQGKKGVKITNTDVLKQVHGNVHGGIIATAVDAAMGVAVNEVIGPDHYAVTVELKVNYLLPVADSDIYAYANLVKEGKRLFMGTVDVYDEDDNLVAIGSSTFTLITRREN